The Punica granatum isolate Tunisia-2019 chromosome 4, ASM765513v2, whole genome shotgun sequence sequence TTTGAGATTAGCTAAAAGGAAGTTGCACATGACTATGAAACTGAGAACTCAACTAGAGGAAGCATGATTTAACCATGATCCATGAATCTCGGGTTgaagtgaaattttttttagtggTATGCATTCTCTTATGGGGACTTAATAATCAATCATGAACATTTGAATCAGGAACTTAATAATGTTTGTAAATTTGTGTTCTTTTCATGCGATGTTTCCTTATTGTACCCAGAATCTTTGTGTTCCGGTTGGGTCATTTTGCTGTGAATTGTATGCATCTATTAATGAATCGTCTTGGGGATGATACGTGTTGTTTCCAGAAATTTGCTTATTTGTACAATGAATGATAGGGGAGGAATGGTCGGGCTTTCCTATTCTCCCATGCAATGAACGTAATGGTCGGGCCAAAGGAGGACAGGCAGCTCATGACAGGCCTTCACACAGTTGCTGACGTTTACTGCAGCGATTGTAACGAGGTCTTGGGCTGGAAGTACGAGAGGGCATACGAGGAAACGCAGAAGTACAAGGAAGGGAAGTTCATCCTTGAGATGTCAAAGATAGTGAGGGAGAATTGGTAGCAGTAAAAATGCTGTTATTGGAGTTTCTTTGGGTGTTTGTTGGCTTCGGTGCTTCAAAGCCTCGATATTGTGCT is a genomic window containing:
- the LOC116204633 gene encoding protein yippee-like At4g27745 isoform X2, with translation MAELVGPRLYSCCNCRNNVALHDDVISKSFQGRNGRAFLFSHAMNVMVGPKEDRQLMTGLHTVADVYCSDCNEVLGWKYERAYEETQKYKEGKFILEMSKIVRENW